One segment of Setaria viridis chromosome 4, Setaria_viridis_v4.0, whole genome shotgun sequence DNA contains the following:
- the LOC117851633 gene encoding uncharacterized protein produces the protein MKCHSVAALWSPSPPSHHVTAAAATPAALFTGAADGTVLHWPLAPASASPSSRPSSLLCAHAAAITALCPLPSPASLLAACAAGVLSLFSASAPLRCLRRRSLPPWAGSPSLVAALPSATSSNPRVAILCHAPDDGSGHRHVSALVVVDARTLAVLHTAFHGTLSIATPRAIAVCGGGDEAVSVVLADAQGRVQVVPLAEGAAVEGDSPRRLSVSSASSVASAETVDGRVEAVVMSHDGKVVALVLKGRCLLKCVAKGNMLGEVSLLGTLCKVDKVEENGCIGGFFLHGEEWNARVPGDGVVVRSLVLWSSSGAAAVYRVVVGNSSFESEAVCEIPDYLSMQGQGSEIKFCQSDQNLVRVESCSYKVAGSLIWKPNVSLWSLDQLDLSTAENKLPSSKMLGEGGLQGEEFRPEPSHCHYAINNGVEVNAQMCSSDSNSLERYGRTVSSSMVLSEDSCVPYAVVYGFHNGDIEVIRFLNMSPAAAKFGGGGIYPHISERFFLGHKGAILCLAAHYMHARSDSRNFHRALISGSLDCTIRVWDLDAGTLLSVMHHHVASVKQIILPPAWTYHPWDDCFLSVGEDGLVALVSLETMRVERMFPGHPGYASMVAWEGVKGYIACLCRNLHSCNDAGSGLYIWDLKTGARERIINGTASQSAFEHFCRGISKNAVTGSILGGTTSASSLLVPIFKDTSHLRSHADKKGHDVSSVSTNHNNGNTVSVTVSVPTTYDFKGKAPAPDEAHVFYGDNSVYSSGKAVSSHSVHKRIKCPIKCSCPYPGIASLRFDLTAIMSTQGMTNSNSDRQLRYHLHSANGKETLQPGTLDSPSGVHEMDSPSRESLEGRLLRFSLCFLHLWDIDCDLDKLLVDEMQVCKPEGCHIATGVVGDRGSFTLMFPGKEATLELWKSSAEFCAMRSLSIVSLAQRMITLSRSCTNASSALAAFYTRHFAEKVPDIKPPSLQLLVSFWQHPSEHVRMAARSLFHCAAPRSIPQPLRIHKNKASDILLSSSDNMDDLISAVQSSSISSYGELKADSGNVDKDGSDAANMISWLESFENQEWLSWIGGTSQDAVASNIIVAAALVVWYPSIVKAKLASLVVSQLIKLVMSMNDRYSSTAAELLAEGMESTWKACLGAEITHFMSDILFQIECLSTAPSSSAIHKTAVAVTMREALVGTLLPSLAMADVTGFFSVIESQIWATSSDSPVHVASLKTLIRVVRGAPKALAPYLEKAVSYILHAMDPSNLIMRKACIISSMMALREMARVFPMVALNESMTRLAVGDAIGEIHNATIRVYDIESVTKIRILDASGPPGLPSLLAGSSNTAATILISSLSFSPDGEGLVAFSENGLMIRWWSLGTGWWERLSRSLTPIQCTKLIYVPPWEGFSPNSARLSIISSILGHDKHGSSEKTKKELDEADNLKLLLHNLDLSYRLYWVGGKTIKLTRHIQELGTFQL, from the exons ATGAAGTGCCACTCGGTGGCCGCGCtatggtcgccgtcgccgccgtcccaccacgtcaccgccgccgccgccaccccggccgcgctcttcaccggcgccgccgacggcacCGTCCTCCACTGGCCGCTCGCTCCCGCCTCAGCTTCCCCATCCTCGCGCCCGTCGTCCCTCCTCTGCGCCCACGCAGCGGCCATCACCGCCCTCTGCCCGCTCCCGTCCCCGGCCTCCCTactcgccgcctgcgccgcgggcgtgctctccctcttctccgcctccgctcccctccgctgcctccgccgccgctcccttccGCCCTGGGCCGGCTCACCCTCCCTCGTGGCCGCGCTCCcgtccgccacctcctccaaccCCCGTGTCGCGATCCTCTGCCACGCCcccgacgacggcagcggccACCGCCATGTGTCGGCTCTCGTGGTCGTCGACGCGCGTACCCTCGCCGTTCTCCACACCGCCTTCCATGGAACCCTCTCGATCGCAACGCCGAGGGCGATCGcggtctgcggcggcggcgatgaagcAGTTAGCGTCGTGCTTGCTGACGCGCAGGGGCGGGTGCAGGTGGTGCCCTTGGCGGAGGGCGCTGCCGTTGAGGGGGACTCGCCGAGGCGGCTCAGCGTGAGCTCGGCGTCCAGCGTCGCGTCCGCGGAGACGGTGGACGGGAGGGTTGAGGCCGTGGTGATGTCTCATGATGGGAAGGTCGTGGCGTTGGTGCTGAAGGGGAGGTGTTTGTTGAAATGTGTCGCTAAGGGGAATATGCTGGGTGAGGTGTCTCTGCTGGGCACTCTTTGCAAGGTTGATAAGGTAGAGGAGAACGGATGTATTGGAGGTTTTTTCCTCCACGGTGAGGAGTGGAATGCTCGTGTTCCAGGCGATGGTGTTGTGGTCAGGAGCTTGGTGTTGTGGAGTAGCAGTGGTGCTGCTGCAGTGTACAGGGTTGTGGTTGGTAACTCATCCTTTGAGTCCGAGGCGGTTTGTGAAATTCCTGACTACTTGTCTATGCAAGGACAGGGATCTGAAATTAAATTTTGCCAGTCAGACCAGAATCTTGTTAGGGTGGAATCCTGCTCCTATAAGGTTGCTGGGTCATTGATATGGAAACCAAACGTCTCCTTATGGTCTCTGGATCAGTTAGATCTGAGTACAGCAGAGAATAAACTACCTTCAAGCAAAATGCTTGGAGAAGGTGGCCTtcagggagaagaatttaggcCAGAGCCCTCTCATTGTCACTATGCTATCAACAATGGAGTGGAAGTGAATGCACAGATGTGCTCATCAGACAGCAATAGTTTAGAAAGGTATGGAAGGACTGTGTCCTCGTCAATGGTACTTTCTGAGGATTCTTGTGTTCCATATGCTGTAGTTTATGGTTTCCACAATGGTGACATAGAAGTTATCCGATTTCTGAACATGTCGCCTGCTGCTGCAAAATTTGGTGGTGGAGGGATTTACCCACATATTTCTGAGAGGTTCTTTTTGGGGCACAAGGGAGCAATTCTGTGCTTAGCTGCACATTACATGCATGCCCGTTCTGATTCTAGAAACTTTCACCGAGCACTCATTTCAGGGAGTTTAGATTGTACGATTCGTGTCTGGGATCTAGATGCTGGCACCCTTCTTTCTGTGATGCATCATCATGTTGCCTCAGTTAAGCAAATAATACTACCGCCTGCGTGGACTTACCATCCTTGGGATGACTGCTTCCTTTCTGTAGGAGAAGATGGCCTTGTGGCGCTTGTTTCACTTGAAACCATGCGTGTTGAGAGGATGTTTCCTGGTCATCCTGGTTATGCATCAATGGTAGCTTGGGAGGGAGTAAAAGGGTACATAGCTTGTTTATGCCGGAATCTCCACTCTTGTAATGATGCAGGTAGCGGATTATATATTTGGGATCTGAAAACTGGTGCTCGAGAGCGAATTATCAATGGTACTGCTTCTCAGTCAGCGTTTGAACACTTTTGCAGGGGTATATCAAAAAATGCAGTTACTGGCAGCATCTTAGGTGGAACAACTTCAGCATCTTCCTTACTTGTTCCAATTTTTAAAGACACGAGCCACCTTCGGTCTCATGCAGATAAAAAGGGTCACGATGTTTCATCTGTGTCAACCAACCATAACAATGGAAATACTGTTTCTGTGACTGTAAGTGTCCCAACAACATATGATTTTAAGGGAAAGGCGCCAGCTCCAGATGAAGCTCATGTATTCTATGGAGATAATTCTGTATACAGTTCAGGAAAGGCTGTTTCTTCCCACAGTGTCCACAAAAGAATAAAGTGTCCAATAAAGTGCTCTTGCCCCTACCCTGGCATTGCTAGTTTGAGATTTGACCTCACAGCAATCATGTCCACTCAAGGCATGACAAATAGCAACAGTGATAGGCAGTTGAGATATCATCTCCATAGTGCAAATGGTAAAGAAACTTTGCAGCCTGGAACGTTGGATAGTCCTTCTGGGGTTCATGAAATGGATAGCCCCTCTAGAGAATCACTGGAAGGGCGTTTACTTCGGTTTAGCCTCTGTTTTCTGCATTTATGGGATATTGACTGTGATCTAGACAAATTACTTGTGGATGAGATGCAAGTTTGCAAGCCAGAAGGCTGCCATATAGCAACAGGGGTGGTAGGGGATAGAGGCTCATTTACATTGATGTTCCCAGGCAAAGAAGCCACTCTTGAG CTTTGGAAATCTTCAGCTGAATTTTGTGCCATGAGGTCACTGTCTATAGTTTCTCTTGCTCAACGCATGATTACTTTATCTCGTTCTTGTACAAATGCTAGCAG TGCCTTGGCAGCATTTTATACAAGGCATTTTGCTGAAAAGGTTCCAGATATAAAACCTCCATCCCTTCAG CTTCTGGTGAGCTTTTGGCAACATCCTTCGGAACATGTGCGAATGGCTGCACGTTCCTTGTTCCACTGTGCAGCTCCACGTTCTATTCCACAACCACTACGGATACATAAAAACAAAGCATCTGATATCCTCTTGTCTTCATCAGATAATATGGATGATCTTATCTCTGCTGTGCAGAGTTCTTCTATATCCAGTTATGGGGAGTTGAAGGCAGATAGTGGAAATGTTGATAAAGATGGTAGTGACGCTGCTAATATGATCTCATGGCTGGAATCATTTGAAAATCAGGAATGGCTTTCGTGGATAGGAGGCACAAGCCAGGACGCTGTGGCATCAAATATCATAGTTGCAGCTGCTTTGGTTGTTTGGTATCCAAGTATTGTGAAAGCTAAGCTTGCAAGTTTAGTTGTTAGTCAACTAATCAAGTTAGTTATGTCAATGAATGATCGGTACAGTTCAACTGCAGCTGAACTTCTAGCAGAGGGAATGGAAAGCACTTGGAAAGCATGCTTGGGTGCTGAGATCACTCATTTTATGAGTGATATCCTTTTCCAAATTGAGTGTCTAAGTACTGCACCTTCAAGCAGTGCCATCCATAAAACTGCAGTTGCTGTTACAATGCGGGAAGCATTGGTTGGCACCCTTTTACCAAGCTTAGCTATGGCTGATGTAACAGGCTTTTTTAGTGTGATAGAAAGCCAAATTTGGGCTACTTCATCTGATTCACCTGTTCATGTTGCATCACTCAAAACTCTTATCCGCGTGGTTCGAGGCGCTCCTAAGGCCTTGGCTCCTTATCTCGAAAAG GCAGTCAGCTACATCCTACACGCTATGGATCCAAGCAATTTAATAATGCGTAAAGCTTGCATCATTAGTTCAATGATGGCTCTAAGAGAAATGGCACGCGTATTTCCGATGGTTGCTCTGAATGAGTCGATGACAAGGTTAGCTGTTGGTGATGCTATTGGAGAGATTCATAATGCTACAATTCGAGTGTATGACATAGAAAG tGTCACAAAGATAAGAATTCTTGATGCAAGTGGACCACCAGGTCTTCCAAGCTTACTCGCAGGATCATCAAATACAGCGGCAACCATACTCATATCATCTTTGAGTTTCTCACCGGATGGAGAG GGTCTGGTTGCCTTCTCTGAGAATGGATTGATGATAAGATGGTGGTCATTGGGTACTGGCTGGTGGGAGAGGCTCAGTAGAAGCCTTACTCCTATCCAATGCACAAAGCTTATTTATGTTCCTCCATGGGAAGGATTTTCACCTAACTCTGCTCGCCTAAGTATAATTTCTAGTATTTTGGGACATGATAAACATGGAAGTTCAGAG AAGACAAAGAAGGAATTAGATGAGGCTGATAATCTGAAGCTATTGCTTCATAATCTTGACCTTTCGTACCGTCTTTACTGGGTTGGCGGAAAGACTATCAAACTTACGAGGCACATCCAGGAGTTGGGTACATTTCAGTTGTGA